The following are encoded in a window of Streptomyces sp. Go-475 genomic DNA:
- a CDS encoding Rne/Rng family ribonuclease, with amino-acid sequence MLEPTEPTGSSQGSEQNTPSDTLPPRRRRRAASRPAGPPAGASSDAPVETVAPAIPAAEPDELVTGLDETDEAEEAAAEVTETSEAAASAGDEKPAEAVAEQAEPAGRKRRRVVRRASAPAGAPAAAEAAETVVPTAAPAASEAAEQAEAPAAVSEDAAPRRTRRRATRTVTSPAAAPAEAETGQTEPSGSEPAAAAESTEAAASEDAAPRRTRRRASRRVSAPAGTPADAPEGTAEEAKTPVTETPAEAGAAEAAPASPAPAEAAAAEAPAEAAPAARTAEKAGAAEPAEGAEEAAPRRRRRVVRRAAGGFAEPAQPAQSAQRPQRGAGAAAGESEPSARPARPAVALFQAPVFTEPQFQTPERAAAAAAAEAAGAEEPEEFAPAEDIREEQPSGSRRRRRRRGASEEPEAQAAEAPAAATAVDDTDDEAEDSAEDQADLDDQDESEGTGSRRRRRRGGRRRRRGESADSDAEAGEAADAESEQVSAAQAAQDAEDTAEQTEEDREEADEADDRDESAGGGGSSSSRRRRRRRRRAGDTAVEAEPSDDDPERTVVKVREPRPKAEPSDEVQSIKGSTRLEAKKQRRREGREQGRRRVPIITEAEFLARREAVERVMVVRQNGDRTQIGVLEDNVLVEHYVNKEQAVSYVGNVYLGKVQNVLPSMEAAFIDIGKGRNAVLYAGEVNFEALGMANGPRRIESALKSGQSVLVQVTKDPIGHKGARLTSQVSLPGRYLVYVPEGSMTGISRKLPDTERARLKTILKKIVPEDAGVIVRTAAEGASEDELRRDVERLQQQWEDIQKKAKNGNAPTLLYGEPDMTVRVVRDIFNEDFSKVVVSGDEAWSTIHGYVSHVAPDLAERLQRWTSEVDVFATYRIDEQLAKALDRKVWLPSGGSLVIDRTEAMVVVDVNTGKFTGQGGNLEETVTRNNLEAAEEIVRQLRLRDLGGIIVIDFIDMVLESNRDLVLRRLLECLGRDRTKHQVAEVTSLGLVQMTRKRVGQGLLESFSETCVHCNGRGVIVHMEQPTSAGGGGKRKKRARAGAAEQPHVHEAAVETAEQEAETEAEVGAEVAEPIALPEPAFEPDEELYSSAAEAEAAATRGRTRRRASRRASAPAGSPRGEAAEQRKDRSEQSKGKAGQVEDKAGQVEAEVPTAQDVTAAQEAARPVQPEPAAEAQAEPVAVEDPVVEAAQAEQPAQPEQAAVAEEAAPKGRTRRRATRKVSAPAGSPAGAEAAVVTVAETAPAASEAPQATEQAEQPEQAEQPAEAPAEPAAPARPRRRAVRKSTAPTASEEAAVVVVPSAPAEEAAQTAAAAAEADETGETAEEPAPAKKTARKTAKKATAKKAATKKTAAKKTTAAKKTTAKKAAKTTKTAAKKTTSKKTVAAEQSSGSSVTASTDEA; translated from the coding sequence ATGCTCGAACCGACCGAACCCACAGGGTCCTCACAGGGCTCCGAACAGAACACCCCCAGCGACACCCTGCCGCCCCGCCGACGGCGCCGTGCCGCGTCCCGCCCGGCCGGTCCGCCCGCCGGTGCCTCGTCCGACGCGCCGGTGGAGACCGTCGCGCCGGCCATACCGGCCGCCGAGCCCGATGAGCTCGTGACCGGCCTCGACGAGACCGACGAGGCCGAGGAAGCCGCCGCGGAGGTGACCGAGACCTCCGAGGCCGCCGCGAGCGCCGGGGACGAGAAGCCGGCCGAGGCCGTGGCCGAGCAGGCCGAGCCCGCCGGGCGCAAGCGGCGCCGTGTGGTGCGCCGGGCCTCCGCGCCCGCCGGTGCCCCGGCCGCCGCGGAAGCCGCGGAGACCGTGGTGCCCACCGCCGCTCCGGCCGCCTCCGAGGCAGCGGAACAGGCCGAGGCCCCCGCCGCGGTGTCCGAGGACGCCGCTCCCCGGCGTACCCGGCGCCGTGCGACGCGCACGGTGACCTCGCCCGCCGCGGCTCCGGCCGAGGCGGAGACGGGACAGACCGAGCCGAGCGGCTCCGAGCCCGCTGCCGCCGCCGAAAGCACCGAAGCCGCCGCCTCCGAGGACGCGGCTCCCCGCCGGACCCGTCGCCGTGCCTCGCGCCGCGTGTCCGCGCCCGCCGGGACGCCTGCGGACGCGCCCGAAGGGACCGCCGAGGAGGCGAAGACCCCCGTGACCGAGACCCCGGCCGAGGCCGGCGCCGCCGAGGCCGCGCCCGCGTCTCCGGCTCCCGCCGAGGCCGCTGCCGCCGAGGCCCCCGCCGAAGCCGCCCCCGCCGCTCGGACCGCCGAGAAGGCCGGTGCCGCCGAGCCCGCCGAGGGGGCCGAGGAAGCCGCACCGCGTCGGCGCCGGCGGGTCGTCCGCAGGGCCGCCGGTGGTTTCGCCGAGCCCGCGCAGCCGGCTCAGTCCGCGCAGCGCCCCCAGCGCGGCGCCGGTGCGGCTGCCGGTGAGAGTGAGCCGTCGGCGCGTCCGGCGCGGCCCGCCGTCGCGCTGTTCCAGGCGCCCGTGTTCACCGAGCCCCAGTTCCAGACGCCGGAGCGGGCCGCCGCCGCTGCCGCCGCCGAGGCGGCCGGGGCCGAGGAGCCCGAGGAGTTCGCCCCGGCCGAGGACATCCGCGAGGAGCAGCCGTCCGGGTCGCGCCGCCGGCGCCGCCGCCGGGGCGCAAGCGAGGAGCCCGAGGCCCAGGCCGCCGAGGCCCCCGCCGCCGCGACCGCCGTCGACGACACCGACGACGAGGCCGAGGACTCCGCCGAGGACCAGGCCGACCTCGACGACCAGGACGAGTCCGAGGGGACCGGCTCGCGCCGCCGCCGTCGCCGGGGCGGCCGCCGCCGCCGGCGGGGCGAGTCCGCCGACTCCGACGCCGAGGCGGGCGAGGCCGCGGACGCCGAGTCCGAGCAGGTCTCCGCCGCCCAGGCCGCGCAGGACGCCGAGGACACCGCCGAGCAGACCGAGGAGGACCGGGAGGAGGCCGACGAGGCCGACGACCGTGACGAGTCGGCCGGCGGAGGCGGCTCCAGCAGCAGCCGCCGGCGCCGTCGCCGCCGTCGCCGAGCCGGTGACACCGCCGTCGAGGCCGAGCCCTCCGACGACGACCCGGAGCGCACGGTCGTCAAGGTCCGCGAGCCCCGCCCGAAGGCCGAACCCTCTGACGAGGTGCAGTCCATCAAGGGCTCGACGCGTCTGGAGGCCAAGAAGCAGCGCCGCCGTGAGGGCCGCGAGCAGGGCCGCCGCCGCGTGCCGATCATCACGGAGGCCGAGTTCCTCGCCCGGCGCGAGGCCGTCGAGCGCGTGATGGTCGTCCGGCAGAACGGCGACCGTACGCAGATCGGCGTCCTCGAGGACAACGTGCTCGTCGAGCACTACGTCAACAAGGAGCAGGCGGTCTCGTACGTCGGCAACGTCTACCTCGGCAAGGTGCAGAACGTGCTGCCGTCGATGGAGGCCGCCTTCATCGACATCGGCAAGGGCCGCAACGCCGTGCTGTACGCCGGTGAGGTCAACTTCGAGGCGCTCGGCATGGCCAACGGGCCGCGGCGCATCGAGTCCGCCCTGAAGTCCGGGCAGTCCGTGCTCGTCCAGGTGACGAAGGACCCCATCGGGCACAAGGGCGCGCGTCTGACCAGCCAGGTCTCCCTGCCCGGCCGCTACCTCGTGTACGTGCCCGAGGGCTCCATGACCGGCATCAGCCGCAAGCTGCCCGACACCGAGCGGGCCCGGCTGAAGACGATCCTCAAGAAGATCGTCCCCGAGGACGCGGGCGTCATCGTGCGCACCGCCGCCGAGGGCGCGAGCGAGGACGAGCTGCGCCGGGACGTCGAGCGGCTGCAGCAGCAGTGGGAGGACATCCAGAAGAAGGCCAAGAACGGCAACGCGCCGACGCTGCTGTACGGCGAGCCGGACATGACCGTCCGGGTCGTGCGCGACATCTTCAACGAGGACTTCTCCAAGGTCGTCGTCAGCGGCGACGAGGCGTGGTCGACGATCCACGGGTACGTCTCGCACGTGGCGCCGGACCTCGCCGAGCGGCTGCAGAGGTGGACCTCCGAGGTCGACGTCTTCGCCACGTACCGGATCGACGAGCAGCTCGCCAAGGCCCTGGACCGCAAGGTCTGGCTGCCCAGCGGCGGCTCGCTGGTGATCGACCGGACCGAGGCGATGGTCGTCGTCGACGTCAACACCGGCAAGTTCACCGGCCAGGGCGGCAACCTGGAGGAGACCGTCACCAGGAACAACCTGGAGGCGGCCGAGGAGATCGTGCGCCAGCTGCGGCTGCGCGACCTCGGCGGCATCATCGTCATCGACTTCATCGACATGGTGCTGGAGTCCAACCGGGACCTGGTGCTGCGGCGCCTGCTCGAATGCCTGGGCCGGGACCGTACGAAGCACCAGGTCGCCGAGGTGACCTCGCTGGGCCTGGTGCAGATGACCCGCAAGCGGGTCGGCCAGGGCCTGCTGGAGTCCTTCTCCGAGACCTGCGTCCACTGCAACGGCCGCGGCGTCATCGTGCACATGGAGCAGCCGACCTCCGCCGGGGGCGGCGGCAAGCGCAAGAAGCGCGCGCGTGCCGGTGCCGCCGAGCAGCCGCACGTCCACGAGGCCGCCGTCGAGACCGCCGAGCAGGAGGCCGAGACCGAGGCCGAGGTCGGTGCCGAGGTCGCCGAGCCGATCGCGCTGCCCGAGCCGGCCTTCGAGCCCGACGAGGAGCTGTACAGCAGCGCCGCCGAGGCGGAGGCCGCGGCCACCCGTGGACGGACGCGGCGCCGGGCGAGCCGGCGGGCGTCGGCTCCGGCGGGTTCGCCGCGCGGTGAGGCCGCCGAGCAGCGCAAGGACAGGTCCGAGCAGTCCAAGGGCAAGGCTGGACAGGTCGAGGACAAGGCCGGGCAGGTCGAGGCCGAGGTTCCCACGGCTCAGGACGTGACGGCCGCACAGGAGGCCGCCCGCCCGGTGCAGCCGGAGCCGGCCGCCGAGGCACAGGCCGAGCCGGTGGCCGTGGAGGACCCGGTGGTCGAGGCGGCGCAGGCCGAACAGCCCGCGCAGCCCGAGCAGGCCGCCGTGGCCGAGGAGGCCGCGCCCAAGGGCCGCACCCGGCGGCGGGCCACCCGCAAGGTGTCCGCTCCGGCCGGCTCGCCGGCGGGTGCCGAGGCGGCCGTGGTGACGGTCGCCGAGACCGCGCCCGCGGCGTCCGAGGCCCCGCAGGCGACCGAGCAGGCCGAGCAGCCCGAGCAGGCCGAGCAGCCCGCCGAGGCGCCCGCCGAGCCCGCCGCCCCGGCCCGTCCGCGGCGCCGGGCCGTGCGCAAGTCCACCGCGCCCACCGCGTCCGAGGAGGCGGCCGTCGTGGTCGTCCCGTCGGCCCCGGCGGAGGAAGCGGCGCAGACCGCCGCCGCGGCCGCCGAGGCGGACGAGACCGGCGAGACGGCCGAGGAGCCCGCCCCGGCCAAGAAGACGGCCCGCAAGACGGCCAAGAAGGCCACGGCGAAGAAGGCCGCCACCAAGAAGACCGCGGCGAAGAAGACCACCGCGGCCAAGAAGACGACGGCCAAGAAGGCGGCGAAGACCACCAAGACCGCCGCCAAGAAGACCACGTCGAAGAAGACCGTCGCGGCGGAGCAGTCCTCCGGGTCCTCCGTCACGGCCTCCACCGACGAGGCCTGA
- a CDS encoding TIGR03936 family radical SAM-associated protein, with amino-acid sequence MQRIRLRYTKRGRLRFTSHRDFQRAFERALRRAEVPMAYSAGFTPHPKVSYANAAPTGTGSEAEYLEIALTAPRDPEQLRALLDESLPAGLDIVEAVEARTSGLADRLTASVWELRLDGVSQEEARRAVDAFNAAETVEVQRLAKNGVRTFDARSAVVSLESRDLAETQSSQADRPTDHPCAILRLVVRHVTPAVRPDDVLSGLRAVADLAPPVPAAVTRLAQGLFDEETGTVTDPLAPDREAAPAHSTAESTAAATAPA; translated from the coding sequence GTGCAGCGCATCCGACTGCGCTACACCAAGCGCGGCCGCCTCCGGTTCACCAGCCACCGTGACTTCCAGCGCGCCTTCGAGCGTGCGTTGCGCCGTGCCGAGGTGCCGATGGCCTACTCGGCGGGCTTCACACCGCACCCGAAGGTGTCGTACGCCAATGCCGCACCCACCGGCACGGGCAGTGAGGCGGAGTACCTGGAGATCGCGCTCACCGCGCCGCGTGACCCGGAGCAGCTCAGGGCCCTTCTCGACGAGTCGCTGCCCGCCGGGCTCGACATCGTCGAGGCGGTCGAGGCCCGCACCTCGGGCCTCGCCGACCGGCTGACCGCTTCCGTCTGGGAGCTGCGGCTGGACGGCGTGTCGCAGGAGGAGGCCCGCCGAGCGGTGGACGCCTTCAACGCGGCCGAGACGGTCGAGGTCCAGCGCCTCGCCAAGAACGGCGTCCGCACGTTCGACGCCCGCTCCGCCGTCGTGAGCCTGGAGAGCCGCGACCTCGCAGAAACGCAGAGTTCGCAGGCTGATAGGCCGACCGACCACCCCTGTGCGATACTGCGGCTGGTTGTTCGGCACGTGACGCCTGCCGTACGACCCGACGACGTCCTGTCCGGTCTCCGCGCCGTGGCCGACCTGGCGCCGCCGGTCCCCGCAGCGGTGACCAGGCTGGCGCAGGGGCTGTTCGATGAAGAGACCGGCACGGTGACCGACCCGCTCGCGCCCGACCGCGAGGCAGCTCCGGCCCACTCAACGGCCGAATCGACTGCCGCCGCGACGGCGCCGGCGTAA
- a CDS encoding TIGR03960 family B12-binding radical SAM protein translates to MPAEAAESVFPQLEALLPHVQKPIQYVGGELNSTVKDWESCDVRWALMYPDAYEVGLPNQGVQILYEVLNEQQGVLAERTYSVWPDLEELMREHGVPQFTVDSHRPVKAFDVLGLSFSTELGYTNMLAALDLSGIPLESKDRGPDDPIVLAGGHAAFNPEPIADFIDCAVIGDGEQAVLEITAIVRAWKAEGRPGGREELLFRLAKTGGVYVPGFYDVEYLPDGRIARVVPNRSGVPWRVSKHTVMDLDEWPYPKQPLVPLAETVHERMSVEIFRGCTRGCRFCQAGMITRPVRERSITGIGDMVEQGLKATGFEEVGLLSLSSADHSEIGDIAKGLADRYEDDKIGLSLPSTRVDAFNIDLANELTRNGRRSGLTFAPEGGSERIRKVINKMVSEEDLIRTVATAYGNGWRQVKLYFMCGLPTETDDDVLQIADMATKVIAKGREVSKSNDIRCTVSIGGFVPKPHTPFQWAPQLSAEETDARLAKLRDKIRGDKKYGRSIGFRYHDGKPGIVEGLLSRGDRRIGAVIRAVYDDGGRFDGWREHFSYDRWMACADKALEPFGVDVDWYTTRERTYEEVLPWDHLDSGLDKDWLWEDWQDALDETEVEDCRWTPCFDCGVCPQMDTHIQIGPTGKKLLPLTVKNAAPAPSGHAH, encoded by the coding sequence ATGCCTGCCGAAGCCGCCGAGTCTGTGTTCCCGCAGCTCGAAGCTCTGCTCCCGCATGTGCAGAAGCCGATCCAGTACGTCGGCGGAGAGCTCAACTCCACGGTCAAGGACTGGGAGTCCTGCGATGTCCGCTGGGCGCTCATGTACCCGGACGCCTACGAGGTCGGCCTGCCCAACCAGGGCGTCCAGATCCTCTACGAGGTCCTGAACGAACAGCAGGGCGTCCTCGCCGAGCGCACCTACAGCGTGTGGCCGGACCTGGAGGAGCTGATGCGCGAGCACGGCGTCCCCCAGTTCACGGTCGACAGCCACCGCCCGGTGAAGGCGTTCGACGTGCTCGGCCTGTCCTTCTCCACGGAGCTCGGCTACACGAACATGCTGGCCGCCCTGGACCTGTCCGGCATCCCGCTGGAGTCCAAGGACCGCGGCCCGGACGACCCGATCGTCCTGGCCGGCGGCCACGCCGCGTTCAACCCCGAGCCCATCGCGGACTTCATCGACTGCGCCGTGATCGGTGACGGCGAGCAGGCCGTCCTGGAGATCACCGCGATCGTCCGCGCCTGGAAGGCCGAGGGCCGCCCCGGCGGCCGCGAGGAGCTGCTGTTCCGCCTGGCGAAGACGGGCGGGGTGTACGTCCCCGGCTTCTACGACGTCGAGTACCTGCCGGACGGCCGTATCGCCCGAGTCGTACCGAACCGCAGCGGTGTGCCGTGGCGGGTGTCCAAGCACACCGTGATGGACCTGGACGAGTGGCCGTACCCCAAGCAGCCCCTCGTCCCGCTGGCCGAGACGGTCCACGAGCGCATGTCGGTGGAGATCTTCCGCGGCTGCACGCGCGGCTGCCGCTTCTGCCAGGCCGGCATGATCACCCGCCCGGTCCGCGAGCGCTCCATCACGGGCATCGGCGACATGGTCGAGCAGGGCCTGAAGGCGACCGGGTTCGAGGAGGTCGGCCTGCTGTCGCTGTCGTCCGCGGACCACAGCGAGATCGGCGACATCGCCAAGGGCCTCGCGGACCGCTACGAGGACGACAAGATCGGCCTGTCGCTGCCGTCGACCCGGGTGGACGCCTTCAACATCGACCTGGCGAACGAGCTGACCAGGAACGGCCGCCGCTCGGGCCTCACCTTCGCCCCCGAGGGCGGCTCGGAGCGCATCCGCAAGGTCATCAACAAGATGGTCTCGGAAGAGGACCTGATCCGCACGGTCGCGACGGCGTACGGCAACGGCTGGCGCCAGGTGAAGCTGTACTTCATGTGCGGCCTGCCCACCGAGACCGACGACGACGTCCTGCAGATCGCCGACATGGCGACGAAGGTCATCGCCAAGGGCCGCGAGGTGTCGAAGTCCAACGACATCCGCTGCACGGTCTCGATCGGCGGCTTCGTCCCCAAGCCGCACACGCCCTTCCAGTGGGCCCCGCAGCTCTCCGCCGAGGAGACCGACGCCCGCCTGGCCAAGCTCCGCGACAAGATCCGCGGCGACAAGAAGTACGGCCGCTCCATCGGCTTCCGCTACCACGACGGCAAGCCCGGCATCGTCGAGGGCCTGCTCTCCCGGGGCGACCGTCGCATCGGCGCGGTCATCCGCGCGGTCTACGACGACGGCGGCCGCTTCGACGGCTGGCGCGAGCACTTCTCGTACGACCGCTGGATGGCCTGCGCGGACAAGGCCCTGGAGCCGTTCGGCGTGGACGTCGACTGGTACACCACCCGCGAGCGCACCTACGAGGAGGTCCTCCCCTGGGACCACCTCGACTCGGGCCTGGACAAGGACTGGCTCTGGGAGGACTGGCAGGACGCCCTCGACGAGACCGAGGTCGAGGACTGCCGGTGGACGCCGTGCTTCGACTGCGGGGTGTGCCCGCAGATGGACACGCACATCCAGATCGGCCCGACGGGCAAGAAGCTGCTGCCCCTGACCGTCAAGAACGCGGCACCCGCGCCGAGCGGGCACGCGCACTGA
- a CDS encoding CYTH and CHAD domain-containing protein encodes MADTKREIERKYESKDSGLPDLTGVAGVADVVDKGVAQLDATYYDTADERLAASSVTLRRRTGGSDAGWHLKFPVAPGVRDEIHAPLSDTLPDDLAGLVRSRVRDSELLPLVRLRSDRDVRHLVDAAGRLLAEVSVDAVHAARLTAGGGEAQWTEIEVELADGGDPAFLDQVEKRLRKAGVRPSKSPSKLARALAETAPRKRRASASAGDPVTVGDHVLAYVRAQRDALVELDPAVRRDVEDSVHRMRVATRRLRSTFKSFGEVLDRTVTDPVGDELKWLAGELGLDRDREVLTGRLTAALGEVPAALVRGPVEQRLSTWSNAEHGGARGRLIGVLDSRRYLALLDTLDALIAHPPLRKAAGKKPGKTVAKAVRKDFRKVTGLVERALELEPGTDRDVALHEVRKKAKRTRYAAEAAAPALGKPARTMVKSMKSLQNLLGEHQDSVMARQTLRELSAVAHAAGESAFTYGLLHEREEQRAVCVEAELPGFWDGINSRAKAL; translated from the coding sequence ATGGCGGACACGAAGCGTGAGATCGAGCGGAAGTACGAGTCGAAGGACAGCGGGCTTCCGGACCTGACCGGTGTCGCCGGGGTCGCGGACGTCGTCGACAAGGGCGTCGCCCAGCTCGACGCCACCTACTACGACACCGCCGACGAACGCCTCGCCGCGTCGTCCGTCACCCTGCGCCGCCGCACCGGCGGCTCCGACGCGGGCTGGCACCTGAAGTTCCCGGTCGCCCCCGGCGTCCGCGACGAGATCCACGCCCCGCTGTCCGACACCCTGCCCGACGACCTCGCCGGGCTGGTCCGTTCCCGGGTCCGCGACAGCGAGCTGCTGCCCCTGGTCCGGCTCCGCTCCGACCGGGACGTACGGCACCTCGTGGACGCCGCCGGCCGGCTGCTCGCCGAGGTCAGCGTCGACGCCGTGCACGCCGCGCGGCTCACGGCGGGCGGCGGCGAGGCGCAGTGGACCGAGATCGAGGTGGAACTGGCCGACGGGGGTGACCCGGCCTTCCTCGACCAGGTGGAGAAGCGGCTGCGCAAGGCGGGCGTACGGCCGTCGAAGTCGCCGTCGAAGCTCGCACGCGCCCTCGCGGAGACCGCGCCTCGAAAGCGGCGTGCGTCCGCCTCCGCGGGGGACCCGGTGACCGTCGGCGACCACGTGCTCGCCTACGTGCGCGCACAGCGGGACGCCCTCGTCGAACTCGACCCGGCCGTCCGCCGCGACGTCGAGGACTCCGTGCACCGCATGCGCGTGGCCACCCGCAGGCTGCGCAGCACCTTCAAGTCGTTCGGCGAGGTCCTCGACCGGACCGTCACCGACCCGGTCGGCGACGAGCTGAAATGGCTGGCCGGCGAGCTGGGCCTGGACCGCGACCGCGAGGTGCTGACCGGGCGGCTGACGGCGGCCCTCGGAGAGGTGCCCGCCGCGCTGGTCCGCGGCCCGGTCGAGCAGCGCCTGAGCACCTGGTCGAACGCCGAGCACGGCGGGGCGCGCGGCCGGCTCATCGGCGTCCTCGACTCCCGCCGCTACCTCGCCCTGCTCGACACCCTGGACGCCCTGATCGCCCACCCGCCGCTGCGGAAGGCGGCCGGGAAGAAGCCCGGCAAGACGGTCGCCAAGGCCGTACGGAAGGACTTCCGCAAGGTCACCGGGCTGGTCGAGCGGGCCCTGGAGCTGGAACCCGGCACCGACCGGGACGTCGCGCTGCACGAGGTCCGCAAGAAGGCCAAGCGCACCCGCTACGCCGCGGAGGCCGCCGCCCCCGCCCTCGGCAAGCCGGCCAGGACCATGGTCAAGTCCATGAAGTCGCTGCAGAACCTGCTGGGCGAGCACCAGGACAGCGTGATGGCCCGCCAGACCCTGCGCGAGCTGTCCGCCGTCGCCCACGCGGCGGGGGAGAGCGCCTTCACCTACGGCCTGCTCCATGAGCGCGAGGAGCAGCGGGCCGTGTGCGTGGAGGCCGAGCTGCCCGGGTTCTGGGACGGGATCAACAGCAGGGCGAAGGCCCTGTGA
- the rodA gene encoding rod shape-determining protein RodA, whose product MTGGVNSFQVSGYGPERTGWTRLLARDSVTRRLDWPILLSALALSLLGTLLVYSATRNRTELNQGDPYFFLIRHLLNTGIGLALMAGTIWLGHRGLRTAVPILYGLSVLLILLVLTPLGSTINGAHSWIKLPGGFSLQPSEFVKVTIILGMAMLLAARVDAGDKQYPDHRTVMQALGLAAVPMLIVMLMPDLGSVMVMVIIVLGVLLASGATNRWVFGLLGAGAAGAIAVWQLGVLDDYQIARFAAFANPELDPAGVGYNTNQARIAIGSGGLTGSGLFHGSQTTGQFVPEQQTDFVFTVAGEELGFLGGGLIILLLGIVLWRACRIARETSDLYGTIVAAGIVAWFAFQTFENIGMTLGIMPVTGLPLPFVSYGGSSMFAVWIAVGLLQSIRVQRPMSA is encoded by the coding sequence ATGACCGGCGGTGTGAACAGCTTCCAGGTCTCCGGCTACGGGCCCGAGCGCACCGGCTGGACGCGGCTCCTCGCCCGTGACTCGGTCACGCGGCGGCTCGACTGGCCGATCCTGCTGTCGGCGCTGGCCCTGTCGCTGCTCGGCACGCTGCTGGTCTACTCGGCGACCCGCAACCGCACGGAGCTGAACCAGGGCGACCCGTACTTCTTCCTCATCCGGCACCTGCTGAACACCGGCATCGGCCTCGCCCTGATGGCCGGCACCATCTGGCTCGGCCACCGCGGCCTGCGCACGGCCGTGCCGATCCTGTACGGCCTGTCGGTGCTGCTGATCCTGCTGGTGCTCACGCCGCTCGGCTCCACGATCAACGGCGCCCACTCCTGGATCAAGCTCCCCGGCGGCTTCTCCCTCCAGCCCTCGGAGTTCGTGAAGGTCACGATCATCCTGGGCATGGCGATGCTGCTGGCGGCCCGGGTCGACGCGGGCGACAAGCAGTACCCCGACCACCGCACGGTCATGCAGGCGCTGGGCCTGGCCGCCGTGCCCATGCTGATCGTGATGCTCATGCCCGACCTCGGGTCGGTCATGGTCATGGTCATCATCGTGCTCGGTGTGCTGCTCGCCTCCGGCGCCACCAACCGGTGGGTGTTCGGCCTGCTGGGCGCGGGCGCGGCCGGCGCGATCGCCGTCTGGCAGCTCGGCGTGCTCGACGACTACCAGATCGCCCGCTTCGCCGCTTTCGCCAACCCCGAACTCGACCCGGCCGGCGTCGGCTACAACACCAACCAGGCCCGCATCGCCATCGGCTCCGGCGGACTGACCGGCTCGGGCCTCTTCCACGGCTCGCAGACCACCGGACAGTTCGTCCCCGAGCAGCAGACGGACTTCGTCTTCACAGTGGCGGGGGAGGAGCTGGGCTTCCTCGGCGGCGGCCTGATCATCCTGCTGCTCGGCATCGTGCTGTGGCGGGCCTGCCGGATCGCCCGGGAGACGAGCGACCTGTACGGCACGATCGTGGCCGCCGGCATCGTCGCCTGGTTCGCCTTCCAGACGTTCGAGAACATCGGCATGACGCTCGGCATCATGCCGGTCACCGGCCTGCCGCTGCCGTTCGTGTCGTACGGCGGTTCGTCGATGTTCGCCGTGTGGATAGCGGTCGGTCTGTTGCAGTCGATCCGGGTGCAGAGACCGATGTCGGCGTGA